In one Haloplanus salinus genomic region, the following are encoded:
- the hemL gene encoding glutamate-1-semialdehyde 2,1-aminomutase, with protein MNHDDSRDLYDRALSVLAGGVNSSVRASMPYPFFVEHGDGAHVIDADGNRYLDYVMGYGPLLFGHDLPDPVQAAVQSHVSAGPMYGAPTEVEVDLAEFVARHVPSVEMLRFVNSGTEATVSAVRLARAYTGRDKIVVMQGGYHGAQESTLVEGEPGSVHPSSPGIPDSFADHTIPVPFNDPDTVTDVFEAHGDDIAAVLTEPILGNMGVVMPVDGFHETLRELCDEHGSLLIFDEVITGFRVGGLGCAQSEFGVTPDLTTLGKIVGGGFPVGAIGGRAEIVEHLTPGGDVFQSGTFSGHPVTMAAGLETLRYAAENDVYDHVNALGEQLRAGITDILEERAPQYTVVGTGSIFKTIFTRAGQGGTDRCAAGCRQRTDCPNYDACPKTGADVAAAETNRWERVFWQEMKERGVFLTANQFEAQFVSYAHTEADIERTLDAYQEAL; from the coding sequence ATGAACCACGACGATTCCCGGGATCTGTACGACCGAGCGCTGTCGGTGCTGGCAGGCGGCGTCAACTCCTCGGTGCGGGCGTCGATGCCGTACCCCTTCTTCGTCGAACACGGCGACGGCGCGCACGTGATCGACGCGGACGGCAACCGCTATCTCGACTACGTGATGGGCTACGGCCCCCTCCTGTTCGGCCACGACCTCCCCGACCCCGTTCAGGCGGCGGTGCAGTCCCACGTCAGCGCCGGCCCGATGTACGGCGCACCCACGGAGGTGGAAGTCGACCTCGCGGAGTTCGTCGCCCGCCACGTCCCCTCCGTCGAGATGCTCCGCTTCGTCAACTCGGGGACCGAGGCCACCGTTTCGGCGGTCCGCCTCGCGCGAGCGTACACCGGGCGCGACAAGATCGTCGTCATGCAGGGCGGCTACCACGGCGCCCAGGAGTCGACGCTCGTCGAGGGGGAGCCGGGGAGTGTCCACCCGTCCTCGCCGGGCATCCCCGACTCCTTCGCCGACCACACCATTCCCGTCCCGTTCAACGATCCCGACACCGTTACCGACGTGTTCGAGGCCCACGGCGACGATATCGCGGCCGTCCTCACCGAACCGATCCTCGGCAACATGGGCGTCGTGATGCCCGTCGACGGTTTCCACGAGACGCTGCGCGAACTGTGTGACGAACACGGCTCGCTGTTGATCTTCGACGAGGTGATCACCGGCTTCCGCGTCGGTGGCCTCGGCTGTGCGCAGAGCGAGTTCGGCGTCACCCCCGACCTCACGACACTCGGAAAGATCGTCGGCGGGGGCTTCCCCGTGGGGGCCATCGGTGGCCGGGCGGAGATCGTCGAACACCTCACCCCCGGCGGCGACGTGTTCCAGTCCGGCACCTTCTCCGGTCACCCGGTGACGATGGCGGCCGGCCTCGAAACCCTGCGATACGCCGCCGAGAACGACGTGTACGACCACGTGAACGCGCTGGGCGAGCAACTGCGAGCGGGTATCACCGACATCCTCGAGGAGCGCGCGCCCCAATACACCGTCGTCGGCACCGGGAGCATCTTCAAGACGATCTTCACCCGGGCGGGCCAGGGGGGGACCGACCGCTGTGCGGCCGGCTGTCGCCAGCGCACGGACTGTCCGAACTACGACGCCTGTCCCAAGACCGGCGCGGACGTGGCGGCCGCCGAGACCAACCGCTGGGAGCGGGTGTTCTGGCAGGAGATGAAAGAGCGCGGGGTGTTCCTCACCGCCAACCAGTTCGAGGCGCAGTTCGTCAGCTACGCCCACACCGAAGCGGACATCGAGCGGACGCTCGACGCCTATCAAGAAGCGCTATAG
- the hemC gene encoding hydroxymethylbilane synthase, whose protein sequence is MNTRGTVRLATRGSDLARRQTASVGDRLSTRRLAVETVEVSTRGDEIRDELIHRLGKTGAFVRALDEKVLAGDVDAAVHSMKDMPTESPPELVIAGVPERGPAGDVLVTPDGATLDDLPEGAVVGTSSLRRGAQLRRERPDLRVEPLRGNVDTRLEKLLAPSLQREHQRRLDAEDEGDGDGDDDDDGEHPDSFDQSVEAWFDGLAELERRAMERAVETEYDAVVLAEAGLQRSGLLDAVATTRLPRESFVPAPGQGAIAVTARGDAGATETIRGLVDDPVTRVETTVERTVLAELGGGCIAPIGVYAVVQGQYVHVTVQVLSLDGTEVVERTADLPITDHADAAAALAAELREEGAAELIDRAREEADG, encoded by the coding sequence ATGAACACGCGCGGGACGGTACGGCTAGCGACGCGCGGGTCCGACCTCGCCAGACGCCAGACGGCGAGCGTAGGCGACCGCCTCTCCACCCGACGCCTCGCCGTCGAGACGGTCGAGGTGTCGACCCGCGGCGACGAGATTCGTGACGAACTCATCCATCGACTGGGCAAGACGGGCGCGTTCGTCCGCGCGCTCGACGAGAAGGTCCTCGCCGGCGACGTCGACGCCGCGGTCCACTCGATGAAGGACATGCCGACCGAGTCGCCACCCGAACTGGTGATCGCTGGAGTCCCCGAACGCGGCCCCGCGGGCGACGTGCTCGTGACTCCCGATGGCGCGACCCTGGACGACCTGCCCGAGGGCGCCGTCGTCGGCACCTCGTCGCTCCGCCGGGGCGCGCAGTTGCGCCGCGAGCGTCCGGACCTGCGGGTCGAACCCCTCCGGGGCAACGTCGACACCCGGCTGGAGAAGTTGCTGGCGCCGAGCCTGCAGCGGGAACACCAGCGACGGCTGGACGCCGAGGACGAGGGCGACGGCGACGGCGACGACGACGACGACGGCGAGCATCCCGACTCCTTCGACCAGTCGGTCGAGGCGTGGTTCGACGGCCTCGCCGAGCTGGAGCGACGGGCGATGGAGCGGGCGGTCGAGACGGAGTACGACGCCGTCGTCCTCGCGGAGGCCGGCCTCCAGCGGAGCGGTCTGCTCGACGCCGTGGCGACGACCCGCCTCCCAAGGGAGTCCTTCGTCCCCGCGCCGGGACAGGGCGCCATCGCGGTGACGGCCCGGGGCGACGCGGGGGCGACGGAGACGATCCGTGGCCTCGTGGACGACCCGGTGACGCGCGTCGAGACGACGGTCGAGCGAACGGTCCTCGCGGAACTCGGCGGGGGCTGTATCGCGCCAATCGGCGTCTACGCCGTCGTCCAGGGCCAGTACGTCCACGTCACGGTCCAAGTGCTCTCCCTCGACGGGACGGAGGTGGTCGAGCGAACCGCCGACCTCCCGATCACGGACCACGCCGACGCGGCGGCGGCGCTCGCGGCCGAACTGCGGGAGGAGGGCGCGGCCGAGCTGATCGACCGGGCGCGCGAGGAGGCCGACGGGTGA
- a CDS encoding uroporphyrinogen-III synthase, whose amino-acid sequence MSDPERPRVAVFRPDDERLGAARTLLTDLGVDPVADPMLAVEPTGATPRDAEYVVFTSRTGAELVAAAGWEPGDATLVAIGPKTAEALETAGYAVDLTPENYSSTGLVDLLGDRTDGASVEVARSDHGSPVLLEGLRDAGAAVHETVLYRLVRPEGAGDAAELAAAGDLDAACFTSSLTVEHFLDAADVRGVRAAAVVGLDAAVVGVIGGPTRETAESLGIDVDVVPAEATFEALARETVAALRER is encoded by the coding sequence GTGAGCGACCCCGAGCGCCCTCGCGTCGCCGTCTTCCGCCCCGACGACGAACGGCTCGGCGCGGCCCGGACGCTACTTACGGACCTCGGCGTCGACCCGGTGGCCGACCCCATGCTCGCCGTCGAGCCGACGGGCGCGACGCCCCGGGACGCCGAGTACGTCGTCTTCACGAGCAGGACGGGCGCGGAACTCGTCGCGGCGGCGGGGTGGGAGCCCGGCGACGCGACGCTGGTCGCCATCGGCCCGAAGACGGCCGAGGCGCTGGAGACGGCGGGCTACGCGGTCGATCTGACGCCCGAGAACTACTCCTCGACCGGGCTGGTCGACCTGCTGGGCGACCGAACCGACGGAGCCAGCGTCGAGGTGGCCCGCAGCGACCACGGCAGCCCCGTCCTGCTGGAGGGGCTGCGTGACGCCGGCGCGGCCGTCCACGAGACGGTGCTCTACCGCCTCGTGCGACCCGAGGGCGCGGGCGACGCCGCGGAGCTCGCCGCAGCGGGCGACCTCGACGCCGCCTGTTTCACGTCCTCGCTGACCGTCGAACACTTCCTCGACGCCGCGGACGTGCGGGGCGTCCGCGCCGCCGCGGTGGTGGGGTTGGACGCGGCCGTCGTCGGCGTCATCGGCGGGCCGACGCGGGAGACGGCCGAATCGCTCGGGATCGACGTAGACGTGGTGCCCGCGGAGGCGACGTTCGAGGCACTGGCCCGCGAGACGGTCGCGGCGCTGCGGGAGCGGTAG
- a CDS encoding DHHA1 domain-containing protein has translation MATDSEVMDVPVPELADRAAACADRLRAADSVLLASHIDADGLTSAAVAATALERAGIPFDVVFEKQLDEAAIRSIAATEHETALFTDFGSGQLDVVVEYADAVTPVVADHHQPADAAIECHCNPLLEGINGASELSGAGAAYCVARALGGVDNRDLAALTVVGAVGDMQAGVDGLTGANEAIVAEGVEAGVLQAGTDLAMYGRQTRPLPKLLEYANDVRIPGISGDESGAVRFLASLDLDLRADGEWKRWVDLTDDERRTVASALLKRAVASGVPADRVNDLIGTTYTLTAEAEGTELRDVSEFSTLLNATARYDRADVGLAVCLGDRGAALDRARTLLRNHRKNLSEGLELVKSEGVRVEEHVQWFDAGTRIRETIVGIVAGMALGVDGVRRDRPIIAFASAGPRSTGRRAEADGGDDGGDDDGDGEVKVSSRGSHTLVRRGLDLSTVMREAARAVGGDGGGHDVAAGATIPAGEQAAFIDAADDVVATQLK, from the coding sequence ATGGCGACCGACTCCGAAGTCATGGACGTACCGGTTCCCGAACTCGCGGACCGGGCGGCGGCGTGTGCCGATCGCCTCCGTGCGGCCGACTCCGTCCTCCTCGCGTCCCACATCGACGCCGACGGCCTGACGAGCGCCGCCGTCGCCGCGACGGCGCTCGAACGCGCCGGGATTCCCTTCGACGTCGTCTTCGAGAAGCAACTGGACGAGGCGGCGATCCGATCCATCGCCGCGACGGAACACGAGACGGCCCTCTTCACCGACTTCGGGAGCGGCCAACTCGACGTCGTCGTCGAATACGCCGACGCCGTCACGCCCGTGGTCGCGGACCACCACCAGCCGGCGGACGCGGCGATCGAGTGCCACTGCAATCCCCTGCTGGAGGGGATAAACGGCGCGAGCGAACTGTCGGGTGCGGGAGCGGCCTACTGCGTGGCGCGGGCGCTCGGCGGCGTCGACAACCGCGACCTGGCGGCCCTCACCGTCGTCGGCGCCGTCGGCGACATGCAGGCGGGGGTCGACGGCCTCACGGGCGCCAACGAGGCCATCGTCGCCGAAGGCGTCGAAGCGGGCGTCCTGCAGGCGGGGACCGATCTGGCCATGTACGGCCGGCAGACGCGCCCGCTCCCCAAGCTGCTGGAGTACGCGAACGACGTGCGGATTCCGGGGATCAGCGGCGACGAGTCCGGCGCCGTGCGCTTTCTCGCCAGCCTCGACCTCGACCTCCGGGCCGACGGCGAGTGGAAGCGATGGGTCGACCTCACCGACGACGAGCGCCGGACGGTGGCGAGCGCCCTCCTCAAGCGGGCGGTGGCGAGTGGCGTCCCCGCCGACCGCGTGAACGACCTGATCGGGACGACCTACACCCTCACCGCCGAGGCCGAGGGGACGGAGCTACGCGACGTGAGCGAGTTCTCGACGCTCCTGAACGCGACGGCGCGGTACGACCGCGCGGACGTGGGGCTGGCGGTCTGTCTGGGCGACCGGGGCGCGGCGCTCGACCGCGCGCGGACGCTCCTACGTAACCACCGCAAGAACCTCTCGGAGGGGTTAGAGCTCGTGAAATCGGAGGGTGTCCGGGTCGAGGAACACGTCCAGTGGTTCGACGCGGGGACGCGAATCCGGGAAACCATCGTCGGCATCGTCGCCGGGATGGCGTTGGGTGTAGACGGCGTCCGGCGGGACCGGCCGATCATCGCGTTCGCGAGCGCGGGGCCGCGCTCCACGGGGCGTCGGGCGGAGGCCGACGGCGGCGACGACGGCGGCGACGACGACGGCGACGGCGAGGTCAAGGTCTCCTCTCGGGGGTCGCACACCCTCGTTCGGCGGGGTCTCGATCTCTCGACCGTCATGCGGGAGGCGGCGCGGGCGGTCGGCGGCGACGGGGGCGGTCACGACGTGGCCGCGGGGGCGACGATTCCCGCCGGCGAGCAGGCGGCGTTCATCGATGCGGCGGACGACGTCGTCGCGACCCAGTTGAAGTGA
- the cysK gene encoding cysteine synthase A: MSETVNRNVVESVEGLIGDTPLLRLDGVAGNLLGKVEAANAYSVKDRIAREMIDAAEDAGALPPGGTVVEATSGNTGIGLATVAAARGYDCVLTMPESMSEERRTILAALGADVELTPAEEGMGGANRRAEELATADDAVLVGQFENEANPRAHRTTTGPEIRRATGGDVDAVVAGVGTGGTITGLGEYFADRGDDVTTVAVEPASSPTVTDRCRDGHDIQGIGPGFLPDVLRTGLIDEVRKVTADEARTAARRLGREAGLLVGISSGAALAAATAYATEHPAETTVVVLPDTGERYLSTGLFE, encoded by the coding sequence GTGAGCGAGACGGTCAATCGGAACGTCGTGGAGTCGGTCGAGGGGTTGATCGGTGACACCCCGCTTCTGCGGCTGGACGGAGTCGCGGGGAACCTCCTCGGGAAGGTGGAGGCGGCGAACGCCTACTCGGTCAAGGATCGGATCGCCCGCGAGATGATCGACGCGGCCGAGGACGCCGGCGCCCTGCCGCCGGGCGGAACGGTCGTCGAGGCCACGAGCGGCAACACCGGCATCGGCCTGGCGACGGTCGCGGCGGCCCGTGGCTACGACTGCGTGTTGACCATGCCCGAGTCGATGTCCGAGGAGCGGCGGACGATACTCGCCGCCCTCGGCGCCGACGTGGAGTTGACGCCGGCCGAGGAGGGGATGGGCGGGGCGAACCGTCGCGCGGAGGAGTTGGCGACGGCGGACGACGCGGTTCTCGTCGGGCAGTTCGAGAACGAAGCGAATCCGCGCGCCCACCGGACGACGACCGGACCGGAGATACGGCGGGCGACGGGCGGCGACGTGGACGCCGTCGTCGCCGGCGTCGGCACCGGCGGCACCATCACGGGTCTCGGGGAGTATTTCGCGGACCGCGGCGACGACGTGACCACTGTCGCCGTCGAACCCGCGTCGTCGCCGACGGTCACCGACCGGTGTCGCGACGGGCACGACATCCAGGGCATCGGCCCGGGCTTTCTTCCCGACGTGCTGCGGACTGGCCTGATCGACGAGGTACGGAAGGTGACGGCCGACGAGGCGCGGACGGCCGCGCGGCGACTGGGCCGGGAGGCCGGCCTCCTCGTCGGCATCTCCTCGGGCGCGGCGCTCGCGGCGGCGACGGCGTACGCGACCGAGCATCCGGCGGAAACCACGGTCGTCGTCCTCCCCGATACGGGCGAGCGCTACCTCTCGACGGGTCTGTTCGAGTGA
- a CDS encoding DUF7289 family protein, giving the protein MNARDGRRAQSSVIGVVLIVALVVAGTTGVLVFGSDALGDVQDRASAGQAELAMSTVDSEVSEVALGYASARRVSLGGQGQATLDEDAGRITVERVGANATGPPLVNTTMGAIEYRAGGATVAYQGGGVWRGERGRTRMISPPEFHYRWGTGAGSDPTLTFPLVVLRGSASSSEALRFSDGPTRAAFPNASAGLENPLDAGSVRVTIRSDYYRAWADYFRTRTDADTVTVVDANRSVEVLLSVPTRGREVRNSIAARSPTVTVRGGATVDSYNSSEGTYAATRGENGSVYVGEDLVNAGSGTIYGDMRVDGDFEAGGGIDVEGELLVDGDADLSGGGVSVDEKVVAAGDLLLGGGGALDSPAVVGGRVVETGGGVTVNGDVRAGGDYLSADGSTLDGDAHVAGDFHPGNGQNIDGDVTAAGSFADAGVYPNVNGNVVENGPAPDLSDVSAARDLRPPDLRPIDRTIDARVATAAGSNDNAGSDAARIEAGNCGGADPACTLTNGTYYLDEMALSGGDSLTFDTSGGPIYLVVDGDVSTTGGSPVDVTGSNRVHVYAAGDYELRTDWTSVGDRGDQIWLYGTSGSTVTLQGGVDFYGVVYAPGNQDIAVRGGAEVYGGIVGGVSDVQGGTAVHYDTVLADQRPVLTDGGGAPVTFLHVSVNEIHVKDA; this is encoded by the coding sequence GTGAACGCCCGCGATGGCCGCCGGGCGCAGAGTTCGGTTATCGGCGTCGTGTTGATCGTCGCTCTCGTCGTCGCCGGGACGACGGGCGTGTTAGTGTTCGGGAGCGATGCGCTCGGGGACGTGCAGGACCGGGCGAGCGCCGGGCAGGCCGAACTCGCCATGTCGACGGTCGATTCGGAGGTGAGCGAAGTCGCGCTCGGCTACGCGAGCGCCCGGCGCGTATCGCTCGGGGGCCAGGGCCAGGCGACGCTCGACGAGGACGCGGGCCGGATCACGGTCGAGCGGGTCGGCGCCAACGCCACTGGGCCGCCACTCGTGAACACGACGATGGGCGCCATCGAGTATCGGGCCGGCGGGGCGACCGTCGCGTACCAGGGTGGTGGCGTCTGGCGGGGCGAGCGCGGACGGACGCGAATGATCTCGCCGCCCGAGTTCCACTATCGGTGGGGTACCGGCGCCGGGAGCGATCCGACGCTGACGTTCCCGCTGGTCGTCCTCCGCGGGTCGGCATCGTCGTCGGAGGCGCTGCGATTCAGCGACGGCCCGACGCGGGCGGCGTTTCCGAACGCCAGCGCGGGGCTGGAGAACCCACTCGACGCCGGGAGCGTCCGGGTAACGATCCGGAGCGACTACTACCGGGCGTGGGCCGACTACTTCCGGACGCGCACGGACGCGGACACCGTGACGGTGGTCGATGCGAACCGGTCGGTGGAGGTCCTCCTCAGCGTCCCGACGCGGGGCCGGGAAGTTCGGAACTCCATCGCCGCCCGGTCGCCGACGGTCACCGTACGGGGCGGGGCGACGGTCGACAGCTACAACTCCTCGGAGGGCACCTACGCCGCGACCCGCGGCGAGAACGGTAGCGTCTACGTCGGCGAGGATCTGGTCAACGCGGGGAGCGGCACCATCTACGGCGACATGCGCGTCGACGGCGACTTCGAGGCCGGCGGCGGCATCGACGTGGAAGGCGAGTTGCTCGTCGACGGCGACGCGGACCTCTCCGGCGGCGGCGTGAGCGTCGACGAGAAGGTCGTCGCCGCCGGCGACCTCCTGCTCGGCGGTGGTGGGGCGCTAGATAGTCCGGCCGTCGTCGGCGGCCGAGTGGTCGAGACGGGCGGCGGCGTGACGGTGAACGGCGACGTGCGGGCAGGGGGGGATTATCTGAGCGCCGACGGCAGCACGCTCGACGGCGACGCCCACGTCGCCGGCGACTTCCACCCCGGGAACGGGCAGAACATCGACGGCGACGTGACGGCCGCCGGATCGTTCGCCGACGCCGGCGTCTACCCCAACGTGAACGGCAACGTCGTCGAGAACGGACCGGCGCCGGATCTGAGCGACGTATCGGCGGCGCGGGACCTGCGGCCGCCCGACCTCCGTCCCATCGACCGGACCATCGACGCACGGGTGGCGACGGCGGCAGGGTCGAACGACAACGCCGGGAGCGACGCCGCCCGGATCGAGGCCGGGAACTGCGGGGGCGCCGACCCCGCCTGCACGCTGACCAACGGGACCTACTACCTCGACGAGATGGCCCTCTCCGGCGGCGACAGTCTCACCTTCGACACGAGCGGCGGACCGATATACCTCGTCGTCGACGGTGACGTGTCCACGACGGGCGGATCGCCGGTCGACGTGACCGGATCGAACCGGGTCCACGTCTACGCCGCCGGCGACTACGAGCTTCGGACCGACTGGACGAGCGTGGGCGACCGCGGCGACCAAATCTGGCTCTACGGTACGAGCGGGTCGACGGTCACGCTCCAGGGCGGGGTCGACTTCTACGGCGTCGTCTACGCCCCCGGGAATCAGGACATCGCCGTCCGTGGCGGTGCGGAGGTGTACGGCGGCATCGTAGGGGGCGTAAGTGACGTCCAGGGTGGGACGGCGGTCCACTACGACACGGTGCTCGCGGATCAGCGGCCGGTTCTCACCGACGGCGGGGGAGCGCCGGTCACCTTCCTCCACGTCAGCGTCAACGAGATTCACGTCAAGGACGCGTAA
- a CDS encoding DUF5783 family protein: MTDFDPEKFEDKYANYFTELQRAYKNAFETMNDQFDSELVHAIDQQVLNESEPFYEDGAFRIELPENPTERVTAVVVDEGKLEATLDRYVTEIEGELRAVFGLGERDEPKA; encoded by the coding sequence ATGACCGACTTCGACCCCGAGAAGTTCGAGGACAAGTACGCCAACTACTTCACCGAACTCCAGCGGGCGTACAAGAACGCCTTCGAGACGATGAACGACCAGTTCGACTCCGAACTCGTCCACGCCATCGACCAGCAGGTGCTCAACGAGTCGGAGCCGTTCTACGAGGACGGCGCGTTCCGGATCGAACTGCCCGAGAACCCGACCGAACGGGTGACGGCGGTAGTCGTCGACGAGGGGAAACTGGAGGCGACGCTCGACCGGTACGTCACGGAAATCGAGGGCGAACTGCGAGCCGTCTTCGGCCTCGGCGAACGTGACGAACCAAAGGCCTAA
- a CDS encoding NifU family protein, protein MSTDAQDADGDAEDELRERVTNFLRRNFPQIQMHGGSAAIQHIDIETGEVSIQLGGACSGCGISPMTIQAIKSRMVKEIPEITKVHADTGMEGMGGEGGHGGGMEPSFPGETTDGGESSDEGPQAPF, encoded by the coding sequence ATGAGTACCGACGCTCAGGACGCCGACGGCGACGCCGAGGACGAACTCCGCGAGCGCGTGACGAACTTCCTCCGGCGCAACTTCCCACAGATTCAGATGCACGGCGGGAGCGCCGCCATCCAGCATATCGACATCGAGACGGGCGAGGTGAGCATCCAGCTCGGCGGCGCCTGCTCCGGCTGTGGCATCTCCCCTATGACGATTCAGGCGATCAAGAGCCGAATGGTCAAGGAGATTCCCGAAATCACGAAAGTCCACGCCGACACCGGCATGGAGGGCATGGGCGGCGAGGGCGGCCACGGCGGCGGCATGGAGCCGTCGTTCCCCGGCGAAACGACGGACGGCGGCGAGAGCAGCGACGAAGGACCGCAGGCCCCCTTCTGA
- a CDS encoding PPC domain-containing DNA-binding protein, with the protein MDARELAVSAEYRVAIEAGDDWREAIEHAADAENVASAWFTGTGTVTDADLWHYDPERGDHRAAGFDESLTVAVCVGGVGADADGAFARPYAVLTRPSGQAVGGYLNAATAVEGTVHLRAFEDPVIDRQTDAP; encoded by the coding sequence ATGGACGCTCGTGAACTCGCCGTGAGCGCGGAGTACCGCGTCGCCATCGAGGCGGGCGACGACTGGCGGGAGGCCATCGAGCACGCCGCCGACGCGGAGAACGTGGCGTCGGCGTGGTTCACCGGGACGGGAACGGTCACGGACGCCGACCTGTGGCACTACGATCCGGAGCGCGGTGACCACCGCGCCGCCGGGTTCGACGAGTCGCTGACGGTCGCCGTCTGTGTCGGCGGGGTCGGGGCGGACGCGGACGGGGCGTTCGCCCGCCCCTACGCCGTCCTCACTCGCCCGAGCGGGCAAGCCGTCGGCGGCTACCTCAACGCCGCGACGGCCGTCGAGGGGACGGTCCACCTCCGAGCTTTCGAGGACCCGGTGATCGATCGCCAGACGGACGCCCCATGA